A window of the Eremothecium cymbalariae DBVPG#7215 chromosome 5, complete sequence genome harbors these coding sequences:
- a CDS encoding uncharacterized protein (similar to Ashbya gossypii ADR348C) — protein MSRIIVQLSDLNTFIADLTDSNELTLVRMFAQYQGTTAPVSGCMSPVIAFRTIPDFDLQQENDRLHEFALDEKCYQEEFIDRSPPQKGEILDIHCGIQSGQTEIIHLKRITLKDLNRLRDFMSTEVGKDFARFTGI, from the coding sequence ATGAGTAGAATTATTGTCCAATTATCAGATTTGAATACTTTTATAGCCGATCTTACGGATTCGAACGAACTAACTCTAGTCCGTATGTTTGCTCAATACCAAGGCACCACCGCACCTGTGTCTGGCTGCATGTCACCAGTAATAGCATTCAGAACTATACCAGATTTTGATCTACAACAAGAAAATGATAGATTGCATGAGTTCGCATTGGATGAGAAATGTTATCAAGAGGAATTCATAGACAGGTCACCGCCTCAGAAGGGTGAGATCCTTGATATACACTGTGGAATACAATCTGGACAAACAGAAATAATACACCTCAAGCGCATTACTTTAAAAGATCTGAACAGACTACGTGATTTTATGTCAACTGAAGTTGGTAAAGATTTTGCGCGGTTTACCGGCATCTGA